In Edaphobacter dinghuensis, a genomic segment contains:
- a CDS encoding alpha-glucuronidase family glycosyl hydrolase has translation MTARHPLYSRAPFVLRLRSLIALVGFFCLVAGFAQAETGSAGWLRYERISDATALRQDRSLPRQIVQAETSSVGRSASSELARGLHSMLGDDLRMSSTLPDADAFVLGTPMELHRLLPQWREPARLTAEGFAISKLDERGHHLWIVAGGSSRGELYGVFHLLEQVGQLHEVVPDAESPSAPIRWVNQWDNFDGSIERGYAGRSIFFDGGHVRADLTRVSEYGRLLASVGLNGCTVNNVNSDLRTLQPEMLRELARIADTLRPWGVRMSLSVDLSSPQAVGHLSTFDPLDPQVIAWWQQKTDEIYKLIPDFGGFVVKADSEGRLGPSHYGRNPAQAANVLARALQPHGGVVLYRGFVYNQHLDWHDMKADRARAGYDNFRALDGKFEPNVVIQIKNGPIDFQVREPVSPLFAALQHTNQAIELQVTQEYTGQQRHMVFLVPMWKTALDTDMRAQNRSTPVKEIVEGKSFHQPLGGFVAVVNVGLDDNWLHHPMAMANLYGYGRLAWNPDLTTDQIVDIWTRLTFGNNPKVVSTIDDLQRNSWHVYEEYTGPLGLGTLTDIIGVHYGPGIESAERNGWGQWIRADHKGIGMDRTVATGTGYIGQYPPELAKVYESLVTCPDELLLFMHHVPYDHVLHSGKTVIQHVYDSHYDGAAAAATYATRWQSLHGLIDEDRYQRTLALFEYQAGHAVVWRDAVSEWFLRMSGIPDAMGRVGHYPNRIEAEAMQSDGYTSVNVTPWETASGGKAVVCNRAAACTLTTKLDKPVGVYKIAVQYFDIHPGAARYELLLNDRSIAHWNADNTLPPAVSDKKLDGHTSTRFTLSGVRLAPGDMLTLRGVPDGAEPAPVDYIEITKQ, from the coding sequence ATGACGGCGCGCCATCCTCTTTATTCGAGGGCCCCTTTTGTGTTAAGGCTTCGATCTCTTATCGCTCTCGTTGGTTTCTTTTGCCTTGTTGCCGGCTTCGCTCAAGCGGAGACTGGCTCCGCTGGCTGGCTTCGATACGAGCGCATCAGCGATGCCACCGCGCTTCGGCAGGATCGCTCGCTTCCGCGCCAGATCGTACAGGCCGAAACTTCTTCTGTTGGAAGAAGCGCGTCCAGTGAACTGGCTCGGGGTCTGCACAGTATGCTTGGCGATGATCTTCGTATGAGTTCCACTTTGCCTGATGCCGATGCGTTTGTGCTGGGAACGCCGATGGAGTTACACCGGTTGCTTCCGCAATGGAGAGAGCCTGCAAGGTTGACGGCGGAGGGGTTTGCAATTTCGAAGTTGGATGAACGCGGGCATCATCTGTGGATCGTTGCAGGCGGCAGCTCCAGGGGCGAACTATATGGCGTCTTTCATCTGCTGGAGCAGGTTGGACAGCTACACGAAGTTGTACCGGATGCTGAGTCGCCCTCTGCGCCTATTCGGTGGGTGAATCAGTGGGACAACTTCGACGGCTCCATTGAGCGCGGCTATGCGGGTCGCAGCATCTTCTTTGACGGCGGCCACGTGCGGGCAGACTTGACGCGCGTTTCGGAGTACGGGAGGCTGCTGGCCTCGGTTGGCTTGAATGGCTGCACGGTCAACAATGTGAACTCCGATCTGCGTACGTTGCAGCCGGAGATGCTGCGCGAGCTGGCCCGGATTGCCGATACGCTGCGTCCGTGGGGTGTTCGCATGTCGCTCTCGGTTGACCTCTCCAGCCCTCAAGCGGTCGGCCATCTTTCGACGTTCGATCCGCTTGATCCGCAGGTCATCGCATGGTGGCAGCAGAAGACGGATGAGATCTATAAGCTGATTCCGGATTTTGGTGGATTTGTCGTGAAGGCAGACTCGGAGGGGCGGCTCGGGCCTTCGCACTATGGGCGCAATCCTGCGCAGGCTGCCAATGTTCTTGCGCGTGCCTTGCAGCCGCATGGTGGAGTTGTTCTCTATCGCGGATTTGTTTACAACCAGCATCTTGACTGGCATGACATGAAGGCCGATAGGGCGCGTGCTGGCTATGACAACTTTCGTGCGCTGGATGGAAAGTTTGAACCGAACGTTGTCATCCAGATTAAAAATGGTCCGATTGATTTTCAGGTGCGCGAGCCGGTCTCTCCACTCTTCGCAGCGCTGCAGCATACTAATCAGGCGATCGAGCTACAGGTGACGCAGGAGTACACCGGTCAGCAGCGGCACATGGTCTTTCTGGTGCCGATGTGGAAGACGGCGCTCGATACGGATATGCGTGCGCAGAATCGGAGCACACCGGTTAAAGAGATTGTCGAAGGGAAGAGCTTTCATCAGCCGCTGGGAGGCTTTGTCGCTGTCGTCAATGTTGGGCTGGACGATAACTGGCTTCATCATCCTATGGCTATGGCGAACCTCTATGGCTATGGCAGGCTTGCGTGGAATCCTGACCTGACGACGGACCAGATCGTCGATATCTGGACGCGGCTTACCTTTGGCAACAATCCGAAGGTCGTCTCGACGATTGACGATCTGCAGCGAAACTCATGGCATGTCTACGAGGAGTACACGGGGCCGCTTGGCTTGGGCACGTTGACGGATATTATCGGCGTTCATTATGGGCCAGGCATCGAATCGGCGGAGCGGAATGGATGGGGGCAGTGGATTCGCGCGGATCACAAGGGCATTGGCATGGACCGCACGGTTGCTACGGGTACGGGATACATCGGGCAGTATCCGCCGGAGCTTGCGAAGGTCTATGAGTCGCTGGTTACGTGCCCGGATGAGCTTCTGCTCTTCATGCACCATGTTCCTTATGACCATGTTCTGCACAGCGGGAAGACTGTGATTCAGCATGTCTATGACTCGCACTATGACGGCGCTGCTGCTGCGGCAACGTACGCTACGCGCTGGCAGTCATTGCATGGGCTGATCGATGAAGATCGTTATCAGCGAACGCTGGCGCTCTTCGAGTATCAGGCGGGACATGCCGTTGTCTGGCGGGATGCAGTAAGTGAGTGGTTTCTGCGTATGTCTGGTATTCCAGATGCGATGGGACGAGTGGGGCATTATCCCAACCGGATTGAAGCGGAAGCAATGCAGAGTGACGGCTACACGTCGGTCAATGTTACGCCGTGGGAGACCGCCTCCGGCGGAAAGGCTGTGGTGTGCAATCGCGCCGCTGCCTGTACGCTTACAACGAAGCTGGACAAGCCTGTTGGTGTCTATAAGATTGCTGTCCAGTATTTTGATATTCATCCCGGCGCAGCGCGATATGAACTGTTGCTGAATGATAGAAGCATCGCGCATTGGAACGCGGACAATACGCTGCCCCCTGCTGTTTCGGACAAAAAGCTGGATGGCCATACGAGTACGCGATTTACTTTATCCGGAGTAAGACTTGCTCCTGGAGATATGCTTACCCTGCGCGGTGTTCCTGATGGCGCCGAGCCCGCACCTGTTGACTACATCGAGATCACAAAACAATGA
- the manD gene encoding D-mannonate dehydratase ManD: MKIIAARLIICSPDRNFVTLKIETDEGIYGLGDATVNGRELAVASYLSEHVLPCLIGRDPFQTEDIWQYLYRGAYWRRGPVTMAAIAAVDVALWDIKGKALNTPVYNLLGGKSRNGVLVYTHANGSDIPETLDSVRKHMEEGYLAVRAQSGVPGIAGSYGVPKGGKAYEPAERGLPSESLWSTEKYLNFAPSLFEKLRVELGSDVHLLHDVHHRLTPIEAARLGKALEPYHLFWMEDPCPAELQEGFELIRKHTTTPIATGEVFNSVWDAHDLIRRQWIDYIRMAIVHGGGITHVKKTADFAALYHVRTGCHGATDLSPVTMAAALHLGLAVHNFGIQEHMHHSALTDEVFPHNYSFDAGYMYPGDAPGLGVDIDEVLAAKYPYQRAYLPIARKLDGTLTDW; encoded by the coding sequence ATGAAAATTATCGCCGCTCGCCTGATCATCTGCTCTCCTGACCGTAACTTTGTCACGCTCAAGATCGAAACCGATGAAGGGATTTATGGACTCGGTGACGCGACGGTAAACGGACGTGAATTGGCAGTCGCAAGCTATCTCTCCGAGCACGTCCTCCCATGCCTGATTGGTCGCGATCCGTTCCAGACGGAGGACATCTGGCAGTATCTCTATCGCGGAGCGTATTGGCGACGCGGCCCTGTCACCATGGCAGCCATTGCCGCGGTCGACGTTGCCCTGTGGGACATCAAGGGCAAGGCGTTGAATACTCCTGTCTATAACCTGCTGGGAGGTAAGAGCCGCAACGGCGTGCTTGTCTACACGCACGCCAACGGAAGCGATATTCCTGAGACGCTTGACTCTGTTCGCAAGCATATGGAGGAAGGCTACCTTGCGGTTCGGGCGCAGTCCGGCGTGCCGGGAATTGCAGGCAGCTATGGCGTGCCTAAGGGCGGCAAGGCGTATGAGCCTGCAGAGCGCGGGCTGCCTTCAGAGAGCCTGTGGTCCACCGAAAAATATCTGAACTTTGCGCCATCGCTTTTTGAGAAGCTTCGCGTCGAGCTTGGAAGTGATGTGCATCTGCTTCATGACGTGCATCACCGGCTCACACCCATTGAGGCGGCGCGTCTGGGCAAGGCGCTTGAACCGTATCACCTCTTCTGGATGGAAGACCCTTGCCCAGCCGAGTTGCAGGAAGGTTTTGAACTGATACGCAAGCACACGACAACACCGATTGCGACGGGCGAGGTCTTCAACTCCGTGTGGGATGCTCACGATCTTATCCGCAGGCAGTGGATCGATTACATCCGCATGGCGATTGTGCATGGTGGCGGCATTACGCATGTAAAGAAGACAGCCGATTTTGCAGCGCTCTATCACGTGCGTACCGGTTGCCATGGAGCCACCGATCTCTCTCCCGTTACGATGGCTGCAGCGCTGCATCTTGGGCTTGCTGTTCATAACTTCGGGATTCAAGAGCACATGCACCATAGCGCGCTTACCGATGAGGTGTTCCCGCACAACTACAGCTTCGACGCGGGGTACATGTATCCCGGAGATGCACCCGGACTGGGAGTCGATATCGACGAGGTACTCGCTGCGAAGTATCCGTATCAGCGCGCGTATCTACCAATTGCGCGCAAGCTCGACGGCACGCTTACGGATTGGTAG
- a CDS encoding glycosyl hydrolase family 8: MMRIIRTRLPLFAAVLIFISAGTFHALAQPAADGDGSGAYHTGHYRDLFAEQGHSAKESRAKIDAAFEQLFHGDKNTQTVYYEVGRNANGPLAYITDVANRDARTEGMSYGMMIAVQMNKKHEFDAIWNWANTYMLITDPANPSVGYFSWSMHTDGTPRSDSPAPDGEEYFVMSLYFAANRWGNGTGIYNYKAQADRILSLMRHHPIQTGTPPFRLKPDELPYIPPTRPGFPARNQPQIVGPMVNEKYKMILFVPGMGRGSFTDPSYHLPAFYELWSRWGPVEDRAFWAEAATASRSFFQKATNPSTGLAPDYADFDGKPHGAGFNPMSANFSYDSWRTASNWSVDYSWWHKDAEENVLSDRIQKFLFSQGVDTFSDRYTLDGKPLSRRHSTGMVATTATAGLAATKGPISKAFVDALWNSPIPSGEQRYYDGMLYMMSLLHSSGNFRIWGPKPH; encoded by the coding sequence ATGATGCGAATCATCCGTACCCGACTGCCGTTGTTTGCGGCTGTTCTTATTTTTATCTCGGCGGGTACTTTCCATGCGCTGGCACAACCGGCTGCAGATGGTGATGGCTCTGGGGCTTATCATACCGGCCACTACCGCGACCTCTTCGCCGAGCAGGGGCATAGCGCAAAGGAGAGTCGCGCCAAGATCGATGCTGCCTTCGAGCAACTGTTTCATGGCGATAAAAATACGCAGACTGTCTACTATGAGGTGGGACGCAACGCGAATGGCCCGCTTGCCTATATTACGGATGTCGCCAATCGCGACGCTCGTACCGAGGGCATGTCATACGGCATGATGATCGCTGTCCAGATGAACAAGAAGCATGAGTTTGATGCCATCTGGAACTGGGCGAATACTTATATGCTCATCACCGATCCGGCCAATCCCTCCGTTGGCTATTTCTCGTGGTCGATGCATACGGATGGCACGCCTCGCTCTGACTCTCCTGCTCCTGATGGTGAGGAGTATTTCGTCATGAGCTTGTACTTTGCGGCGAATCGCTGGGGTAATGGCACCGGCATCTATAACTACAAGGCGCAGGCCGATCGCATCCTTAGCCTCATGCGCCATCACCCCATTCAGACCGGAACGCCGCCCTTTCGTCTGAAGCCCGATGAGCTGCCGTATATTCCTCCGACACGTCCAGGCTTTCCTGCACGCAACCAGCCGCAGATAGTTGGCCCGATGGTGAATGAGAAGTACAAGATGATACTTTTCGTTCCCGGCATGGGCCGCGGCAGCTTCACTGATCCCTCGTATCATCTGCCTGCGTTCTATGAGCTGTGGTCGCGGTGGGGACCGGTTGAGGACCGCGCCTTCTGGGCCGAAGCTGCAACGGCCAGCCGGAGTTTTTTCCAGAAGGCCACGAACCCGAGTACAGGGCTTGCACCTGACTATGCTGACTTCGATGGCAAACCGCATGGGGCGGGCTTCAATCCGATGTCGGCTAACTTTTCGTATGACTCTTGGCGAACGGCCAGCAACTGGTCGGTTGATTACTCGTGGTGGCATAAGGATGCGGAAGAGAACGTCCTGAGCGACCGCATTCAGAAGTTTCTCTTCAGCCAAGGGGTTGATACGTTCAGCGATCGGTACACGCTGGACGGTAAACCGCTCTCACGACGACACTCCACGGGAATGGTTGCCACCACGGCAACCGCAGGGCTGGCCGCGACGAAAGGGCCAATCTCGAAGGCCTTTGTCGATGCACTCTGGAATTCACCCATTCCGTCTGGAGAGCAGCGCTATTACGATGGCATGCTTTACATGATGAGTCTGCTTCATTCCAGCGGCAACTTCCGCATCTGGGGGCCGAAGCCTCATTAA
- the malQ gene encoding 4-alpha-glucanotransferase, whose product MSGEAMNADRLSGVLLHVTSLPSYGGVGDFGPAAYAFVDFLAAAKQRLWQVLPLSPTGYGGSPYSALSAFAGNPLFISLERLVQDGWIGADRIEGLPGHDGPADFVEAMRMKLPLIEEAAANFLDHAPDEMRARFQKFCQDNISWLSDYALFNVLRRMHGYVSWIDWPAEYARRKSDALTAVLNAHGRELAIEQAIQFFFNEQWCALRTYCAERKVRILGDVAIFVNYDSADVWMHPEIFELDDDLKPTRVSGVPPDYFSVTGQRWGNPLYKWDLMKERGFDWWVARIRRALTLYDSIRLDHFRGFEAYWSIPADEPTAINGLWVKAPGHELFNRLKEVFGELPFIAEDLGLITPEVDELREHFGMPGMRILQFGFSDRGSHLYLPHRFVQNTVVYTGTHDNNTTLGWWRDDASEMERAHAQTYLQTIEHDGDIVWAMMRAAARSVANLCIFPMQDVLHLGSACRMNTPAAGAGNWTWRYGLHALHPDFATKLAALMEMTDRDGYEVPKDGVEAGNPTDDVHRQAELGSSV is encoded by the coding sequence ATGAGTGGGGAAGCGATGAATGCTGATCGGTTGTCGGGAGTTCTGCTGCATGTGACGTCGTTGCCTTCCTATGGTGGTGTGGGAGATTTCGGCCCGGCGGCTTATGCGTTTGTGGACTTCCTGGCTGCGGCCAAACAAAGGCTGTGGCAGGTGCTGCCTCTAAGCCCGACGGGTTATGGTGGATCGCCTTATTCGGCTTTGTCGGCGTTTGCGGGGAATCCTTTGTTCATCAGCCTGGAGCGGCTGGTGCAGGACGGCTGGATTGGCGCGGATCGAATCGAAGGATTACCGGGGCATGATGGCCCAGCGGATTTCGTAGAGGCAATGCGGATGAAGCTGCCACTGATCGAAGAGGCGGCTGCGAACTTTCTCGACCACGCACCGGATGAGATGCGGGCCCGCTTTCAGAAGTTCTGCCAGGACAATATTTCGTGGCTCTCTGACTACGCGCTGTTTAATGTGTTGCGGAGAATGCATGGCTATGTCAGTTGGATTGACTGGCCTGCCGAATATGCGCGCAGGAAGAGCGATGCGTTGACGGCGGTGCTGAACGCGCATGGGCGAGAGCTGGCTATCGAGCAGGCTATTCAATTCTTTTTCAATGAACAGTGGTGTGCGCTGCGGACCTACTGCGCAGAGCGGAAGGTTCGCATTCTGGGCGATGTCGCTATCTTTGTGAACTACGACAGTGCCGATGTGTGGATGCATCCCGAGATCTTCGAGCTGGACGACGATTTGAAGCCGACGCGAGTGTCGGGCGTGCCGCCGGATTATTTTTCGGTCACGGGCCAGCGCTGGGGAAATCCGCTGTACAAGTGGGACTTGATGAAGGAGCGCGGATTTGACTGGTGGGTGGCGCGGATTCGGCGTGCGCTGACGCTTTACGACTCGATACGGCTGGATCACTTCCGCGGCTTCGAGGCGTACTGGTCAATCCCTGCCGATGAACCGACGGCGATCAATGGCTTGTGGGTAAAGGCTCCCGGGCATGAGCTATTCAATCGACTGAAAGAGGTGTTTGGCGAGCTTCCGTTCATCGCCGAGGACCTGGGCTTGATTACGCCTGAGGTCGATGAGCTGCGCGAGCACTTTGGCATGCCCGGAATGAGAATTCTTCAGTTCGGCTTCTCCGACCGGGGCAGTCACCTCTACCTTCCGCATCGTTTTGTCCAGAACACGGTGGTCTATACAGGGACGCATGACAATAACACGACTCTGGGGTGGTGGCGCGACGATGCCAGCGAGATGGAACGTGCCCATGCGCAGACTTATCTGCAAACGATTGAGCACGACGGCGATATCGTATGGGCGATGATGCGCGCGGCGGCAAGATCGGTGGCGAATCTGTGCATCTTTCCCATGCAGGATGTCTTGCACCTGGGCAGTGCGTGTCGCATGAATACGCCGGCCGCTGGGGCAGGGAACTGGACGTGGCGATATGGCCTGCATGCCCTGCATCCTGACTTTGCGACCAAGCTGGCAGCGCTGATGGAAATGACAGACCGTGATGGCTATGAGGTCCCGAAAGACGGAGTCGAGGCGGGGAATCCGACTGATGATGTCCACAGACAGGCAGAGCTGGGTTCCAGCGTTTAG